The following coding sequences are from one Capsicum annuum cultivar UCD-10X-F1 chromosome 3, UCD10Xv1.1, whole genome shotgun sequence window:
- the LOC107863680 gene encoding grpE protein homolog 2, mitochondrial, with translation MLVSRISSRFPRRGILTKCRSSLLHYSRQQQQQQQHVPIIASQFHSLREFKEKITLLHESPLQQFGISSSASPQHNEKETSESQSKPGSTKENGNCEASVSVDSQVQDENDESGSDLASNHNKNENVKRRRSRTKQTVFADSDSDLDADDLSRDDLMKLVAEKEELLKTKDDEFQKMKDKVLRSYAEMENVMNRAKREAENSKKFAIQNFVKALLGVADNMGRTSSVVKESFSKIDESKDTVGAVPLLKTLLEGVEMTDKQLAEVFKKFGVGKYDPTNEEFDPNKHNAVFQVPDPKKAPGMVAVCLKSGYTLHDRIIRPAEVGVTVAMENTQDR, from the exons ATGTTGGTTAGTAGAATTTCATCACGATTCCCAAGAAGAGGCATCCTAACTAAATGCCGAAGCTCGCTGCTTCACTATTCCCGacaacagcagcaacaacaacaacacgtTCCAATTATTGCATCTCAGTTCCATTCCCTTCGTGAATTCAAAGAAAAG ATTACCCTACTCCATGAATCTCCCCTGCAACAATTTGGAATTTCATCCTCTGCATCTCCCCAACATAATGAAAAAGAGACATCTGAGTCCCAAAGTAAACCAGGAAGCACAAAAGAGAATGGAAATTGTGAAGCTTCAGTATCTGTTGATTCCCAGGTTCAAGATGAGAATGATGAATCAGGTTCTGATTTGGCATCCAAtcataacaaaaatgaaaatgtCAAACGAAGGAGAAGTCGTACTAAACAAACTGTATTTGCTGATTCTGACTCTGATTTAGATGCTGATGACCTTTCTAGGGATGACTTGATGAAACTAGTGGCTGAGAAGGAAGAACTCCTAAAGACTAAAGATGACGAGTTTCAGAAAATGAAAGATAAAGTACTCAGATCTTATGCAGAGATGGAGAATGTCATGAACAGAGCCAAACGAGAAGCAGAAAATTCCAAAAAGTTCGCTATTCAA AATTTTGTTAAAGCGCTTCTAGGTGTTGCTGATAATATGGGTCGGACTTCTTCTGTCGTAAAAGAGAGCTTctccaaaattgatgaatctaaGGATACTGTTGGAGCTGTGCCACTTCTGAAGACACTTCTCGAAGGTGTTGAAATGACTGATAAACAGCTTGCTGAG GTATTCAAAAAATTTGGTGTTGGAAAATATGATCCTACAAATGAAGAATTTGATCCAAACAAGCATAATGCAGTGTTTCAGGTGCCAGATCCTAAAAAGGCTCCTGGCATGGTTGCTGTATGCCTCAAG TCAGGGTACACGTTGCATGACCGAATCATTCGGCCAGCCGAAGTTGGTGTGACGGTTGCTATGGAGAATACACAAGACAGATAA
- the LOC107863681 gene encoding uncharacterized protein LOC107863681, with the protein MQIVDLKEKKKETPDDEAKSRKLNHAITSSTSNDNILTRQSISDIFDEDFEELRTNQPTHAESDVNYDLYLKGCD; encoded by the exons ATGCAGATTGTTGacttgaaagaaaagaaaaaggaaactcCTGACGACGAAGCTAAATCAAGGAAGCTGAATCATGCTATCACAAGTTCAACATCAAATGATAATATCTTGACAAGACAAAGCATCAGTGATATCTTTGATGAAGATTTCGAG GAATTGAGGACAAATCAGCCCACTCATGCTGAAAGCGATGTAAATTATGATTTGTACTTGAAAGGCTGTGATTGA